The sequence below is a genomic window from Clostridium sp. BJN0001.
TTTATCCATAATATTGGAGAAATATGACTTATATTATTTCATAATTTTTATTATATCTCTTTTCTTCCTTCAAGAGCCTTTGAAAGTGTAACTTCATCAGCATATTCAAGGTCTCCTCCAACTGGTATTCCAGCTGCTATCCTTGTAACTTTTATATCAAGAGGTTTTAATACTTTAGATATATACATAGCTGTGGCTTCGCCTTCAATAGTTGGATTTGTTGCTATAATCACTTCTTTAACATTCTGGTTCATTCTTGCAACAAGTTCTCTTATATGTATATCCTGAGGGCCTCTTCCCTGCATTGGAGATATGTTTCCATGAAGTACGTGATATACTCCATTATATTCCTTTACTCTTTCCATAATCATTATATCTTTTGGCTGTTCAACTACACATATTGTTTCCTTATCTCTATTAGGATTAGAACAGATAGGGCATGGATCTGAATCTGTAAAATTTCCACATACAGA
It includes:
- the recR gene encoding recombination mediator RecR, whose product is MLDFYPVAIEKLIEEFAKLPSIGQKTAQRLTLHVLNLPEDEVREFAEALVKARGTIKYCSVCGNFTDSDPCPICSNPNRDKETICVVEQPKDIMIMERVKEYNGVYHVLHGNISPMQGRGPQDIHIRELVARMNQNVKEVIIATNPTIEGEATAMYISKVLKPLDIKVTRIAAGIPVGGDLEYADEVTLSKALEGRKEI